GAAATGACGCCATGTTTTACCATCTTTAACGAAGTTGCCAAACAGCTTGTCAATACCATCAAAATCAAGAAATTGGAAGCCTTTATCATAGATCAACAAATAAATACCCTGGTCAAGATAAGCTAAAAGCAACTTAACAGGATGATATTTATACGCTTCTTTTATAGCAACTAACGAAAAATCACCAAGACCAGGGCTTTCTTCAAATTCATCACACAAATTATTTAATGTCCCTTCTTCCCAATCATCTGCATTTAATATCGATTCGACCCAATAAGCTGGATTTAATGTCGGTCTGACACAATAACTTTCAAGCCGTTTGGATTCATCCGCCCTCTGAAAAGTATCCTGAAAAATGTAATCAAGTATAATCTGTGTATTAAACCTAAACCCATATTTCAATTTCTTCGCATCCAAATGTTCTTTTCCCAATTGCCGGGATATCCAGTTATGCCTTACCTCCATAAAAATATCACCCACTCGATTGATGACGGATTGCACTGCAGTACTGGGCACTTTGTCATTAACACCGCTTCCCAACCGAATATTCAGAGGCATAATACTCTGCCAGTCAAATTCAATCATTAAATCAATTGCAGGAAGTTTCTTCCCATAAGGTGTTATAATGCCTCTTGTGAACGCATTATTCTGGTCAGTTAATTCCGCCTCATCATCAATTGAACAAAATACTTCATCGCTACTGGCCTCGGAAACAACCGCATTCAACAACAAGGCTGACAAAAACAGGAAGTACCTGATACCGCCCATAGTTACTGTCATTCATTGCACTCCTGATCATGTCAAGACAGAGTATTTTTACGAACCAAAAAATCGAATTTTGACAAAGCAAGAGTAGACGCTTTTTTCATCATCAGAAAAAATTCAGGCAATATAACCGGACAACCCGGGAGACAATCCTCCACTGTCCGTGACAAGAGAAGGCCATACCATGAAACAGGGCAAACGGAAAAAGCACAGCCTCACTGATGCAGCAATGCTGGCAAGTTATACCAATTCCGTTTTCTAAATATGACCATGAGCAAGCCAATCAAGATCGCCGGGCAAGGAAGAACGACGAGTGTCGTAGCACACAAAGGAAAGTAACGGACTTCTTTCCAAGTGTGTGGAAGCTGTAGGAGAGATGGCGGCGGACCCGCCGAAGTCGGCTGTCGGAAGCAGGCTTCAAACCACCTCAAGTGGCTGTCATCAAAAGTGTCTGCAAATTAATTCCGAATGCTGTGCCGGTGGTGTCCAGTGTATACATTGGGCTCTTTTATGGAACTGCGGGAACCAGTCGTGCGGATGCTAAGGGAAACTCCCAAGCGATAACCATCATAAGGGATTGAGTACCGATGCCGCGCACCGGGGCGGAGCTGTTTGTAGTAGTGTTGAAACTCCTGTAATGGGAGTGGAGCGAAGGGGCAGCGTCAGGCAGCTTAATGGAAATCGCAACTGACCCGGAAGGTTCTTCTCTGGATGCCTGACAAGGTGTAGCCAGCAACCGGAAGGAGGAAGGTTTGCAGTAAGCAAGACAGTTGTCGTAAAGAGGCAGGGAGGAGTGAAGCCGACGGGATGTCGGTTCACTTTGAGCATGTCTTATAATTGCGGCAAAAGCCCGCCTGATGGAAACGGTATGAGTTGAGAGGCTCACGTACCGTTTTAGAAGGGGCTGGCGGGGAAGTTACTTGTAAGACGGAATTGGTATTATAGCCCTGCAAGATCTGCCTGCCAGACATTAAGGCAGGTGAATCAGCTGGCCAGAGGAAACAGTTTAAAAAAGTTATCCGCAGTCTGTTGGGCAAGGGTTTCTTGAGAAACACCTTTCAGCGAAGCCACACATTTCACGACATCCGGCAAGTACTTAGGCTCGTTCGATTTACCTCGATGAGGAACAGGAGCCAGGTAGGGAGCGTCCGTCTCCAGCAATAAATGATCCAGAGGCATTTTGCGAACCACATCACGCAAGGCATCGGCATTCCGGAAGGTGACAATACCAGAAATGGAGATGTAGAAATTCATATCCATAGCCGCTTTAGCCATGTCCCAACTTTCAGTAAAGCAATGCAGCACACCTGCACGCTCTTTATCCGCGTGTTCATCAATCAGCGCCAAGGTATCTTCCCGCGCATCACGGGTATGAATAATCACAGGCAGTGAACACTGTTTCGCTGCTTCGAGATGTGTAATAAAACGCTGCTGCTGGGTAGGGATATTATCGCTGGAGTAATAGTAATCGAGCCCGGTTTCACCAATAGCCACCACCCGTTTATGACTGGCCAGCTGAATCAGCTTTTCTAGCGATGGTTCCGGTTTGTCTTTTTCGAGCGGATGAACACCCACAGAGGCAAAAACATCCTCATAACGGCTGGCGATATCAACCACAGCATCCGCATTATCCAGATCAATACCAATGCAGAGCATTCTTTCTACACCCGCATCCCGGGCCGCCTGCACAGCGCGATCAAGATCACCATCGTACTGATCCAGCTTTAAACGATCGAGATGGCAGTGAGAGTCAATCAACATAAATCATCGAATTCCGCATAAATCAGCAGTTTAAGTGATTTATGGTCAGAAAGCAGCCAGCCTGATGCATTCAAACCTTTACATCGTGCTATTTGGCCGGTCAGACTGCAGCGAACCTGTCAGGT
Above is a window of Endozoicomonas montiporae CL-33 DNA encoding:
- a CDS encoding TatD family hydrolase, producing MLIDSHCHLDRLKLDQYDGDLDRAVQAARDAGVERMLCIGIDLDNADAVVDIASRYEDVFASVGVHPLEKDKPEPSLEKLIQLASHKRVVAIGETGLDYYYSSDNIPTQQQRFITHLEAAKQCSLPVIIHTRDAREDTLALIDEHADKERAGVLHCFTESWDMAKAAMDMNFYISISGIVTFRNADALRDVVRKMPLDHLLLETDAPYLAPVPHRGKSNEPKYLPDVVKCVASLKGVSQETLAQQTADNFFKLFPLAS